The following are encoded together in the Raineyella sp. LH-20 genome:
- a CDS encoding leucyl aminopeptidase, with the protein MNITTLPGLRLAEELPDSIDYLVVGTRLAEDRGTVYGLPDGVDTSTLDLALLAVGPKKRTEIGSVTALGRLAGGTRVVAVGLGSVTPTSEVLRRAAGAALRTISGGVAAGDGVRVAVSLHEDAVVMPISAFDAVRATAEGAVLGTYDPIRPVGEVAAAKIAEVVVLDAYADDHAPALRLAAATSTAVARARDWVNTPANLLYPETFAAAVVDWFDGSAVEVTVRDEQQLAAEGVGGILAVGAGSAHAPRVVRASYAPDGATQRLVLVGKGMTFDAGGLDIKTAAGMLTMKCDMGGAAAVMAATRAIADLGLRLEVIAYAGMAENMPSGTAYRPSDVLTMHDGTTVEVTNTDAEGRLVLADCLSLSTADDADLVVDIATLTGACMRALGLNTIGLVASSDTVAGRLLHAAETSGEAMWQLPLTDEAREKLRTPYADLASSATDGYLGMQVAAAFLEHFAGERNWAHLDVAGPAWRDGAADGHLSTGGTGAGVRTLVDLALTME; encoded by the coding sequence GTGAACATCACCACCCTGCCCGGGCTCCGTCTGGCAGAGGAACTGCCCGACAGCATCGACTACCTGGTCGTGGGGACACGGCTCGCCGAGGACCGGGGCACCGTCTACGGGCTGCCCGACGGGGTGGACACCTCGACTCTCGACCTCGCGTTGCTCGCGGTCGGGCCGAAGAAGCGCACCGAGATCGGCAGTGTGACCGCACTGGGCCGACTGGCCGGGGGCACCCGCGTGGTCGCGGTCGGCCTCGGCTCCGTCACGCCGACCTCCGAAGTGCTGCGGCGGGCGGCCGGGGCGGCGCTGCGTACGATCAGCGGCGGGGTCGCCGCAGGGGACGGCGTACGCGTCGCAGTGTCCCTCCACGAGGATGCGGTGGTCATGCCGATCTCGGCCTTCGACGCGGTCCGGGCGACCGCCGAGGGCGCAGTGCTCGGCACCTACGACCCGATCCGCCCGGTCGGCGAGGTCGCCGCCGCAAAGATCGCCGAGGTCGTCGTGCTGGACGCGTACGCGGACGACCACGCTCCGGCGCTCCGCCTGGCCGCTGCCACCAGCACCGCCGTCGCACGGGCCCGCGACTGGGTGAACACCCCCGCGAATCTGCTCTACCCGGAGACGTTCGCCGCGGCGGTGGTCGACTGGTTCGACGGGAGTGCGGTGGAGGTGACCGTCCGCGACGAGCAGCAGCTCGCCGCTGAAGGGGTCGGCGGCATTCTCGCGGTCGGCGCCGGTTCGGCGCACGCCCCTCGAGTGGTCCGCGCCTCGTACGCCCCCGACGGTGCCACCCAGCGACTGGTGCTGGTCGGCAAGGGGATGACCTTCGACGCCGGCGGACTCGACATCAAGACGGCCGCCGGCATGCTCACGATGAAGTGCGACATGGGTGGCGCGGCCGCCGTGATGGCCGCCACCCGGGCGATCGCCGACCTGGGACTGCGACTGGAGGTGATCGCCTACGCGGGGATGGCCGAGAACATGCCGTCCGGGACCGCCTATCGCCCCTCGGACGTGCTGACGATGCACGACGGCACCACGGTCGAGGTCACCAACACCGACGCCGAGGGGCGGCTGGTCCTGGCCGACTGCCTGTCCCTGTCGACCGCCGACGACGCCGATCTGGTGGTCGACATCGCCACCCTCACCGGGGCGTGCATGCGGGCCTTGGGCCTGAACACGATCGGCCTGGTCGCCAGCAGCGACACGGTGGCCGGACGTCTGCTGCACGCCGCCGAGACCAGCGGCGAAGCGATGTGGCAGCTGCCGCTGACCGACGAAGCCCGGGAGAAGCTGCGTACGCCGTACGCCGACCTCGCCTCGTCCGCCACCGACGGCTACCTCGGCATGCAGGTGGCGGCGGCGTTCCTCGAGCACTTCGCGGGTGAGCGCAACTGGGCCCACCTGGATGTGGCCGGCCCGGCCTGGCGGGACGGCGCCGCGGACGGGCACCTTTCGACCGGCGGCACCGGTGCCGGCGTACGGACCCTCGTGGACCTCGCCCTGACGATGGAATGA
- the lipA gene encoding lipoyl synthase gives MLRLEVRNAQTPIEDKPSWIRTRAKFGPNYRELKDLVAAEQLHTVCQSAGCPNQFECWEDREATFLIGGDQCTRRCDFCQIDTGKPAAYDRDEPRRVAESVKTMGLHYATVTGVARDDLPQGASWLYAETCRQIHELIPGCGVELLVDDFQGDPAALQTVFDAQPEVFAHNVETVPRIFKRIRPAFRYERSLDVLSRARSAGMVTKSNLILGMGETDDEVSQALRELHEAGTEIITITQYLRPSERHHPIDRWVTPERFDAFAEEAREIGFTGVMSGPLVRSSYRAGRLYRQATEARGQGGAVMKIHGVNPTSSGNA, from the coding sequence ATGCTTCGTCTCGAGGTCCGCAACGCGCAGACCCCGATCGAGGACAAGCCGTCGTGGATCCGGACCCGCGCCAAGTTCGGCCCGAACTACCGCGAGCTGAAAGACCTCGTCGCGGCCGAACAACTGCACACCGTCTGTCAGTCGGCAGGCTGTCCCAACCAGTTCGAATGCTGGGAGGACCGCGAGGCCACCTTCCTGATCGGTGGCGACCAGTGCACCCGACGCTGCGACTTCTGCCAGATCGACACCGGCAAGCCTGCGGCGTACGACCGTGACGAGCCGCGCCGGGTGGCCGAGTCGGTGAAGACGATGGGGCTGCACTACGCGACGGTGACCGGTGTCGCCCGCGACGACCTGCCGCAGGGCGCCTCGTGGCTGTACGCCGAGACCTGCCGCCAGATCCACGAACTGATCCCCGGTTGTGGTGTCGAGCTGCTGGTCGACGACTTCCAGGGCGATCCCGCCGCGCTGCAGACCGTCTTCGACGCCCAGCCGGAGGTGTTCGCGCACAACGTGGAGACCGTCCCGCGGATCTTCAAGCGGATCCGTCCCGCCTTCCGCTACGAGCGGTCGCTGGACGTGCTCTCCCGGGCCCGGTCGGCCGGGATGGTCACCAAGTCCAACCTGATCCTCGGCATGGGCGAGACCGACGACGAGGTCTCCCAGGCCCTGCGCGAACTGCACGAGGCGGGGACCGAGATCATCACCATCACCCAGTACCTGCGCCCGTCCGAGCGGCACCACCCGATCGACCGGTGGGTCACCCCGGAACGGTTCGACGCGTTCGCCGAGGAGGCCCGCGAGATCGGCTTCACCGGTGTGATGAGCGGCCCGCTGGTCCGGTCTTCCTACCGTGCCGGACGGCTGTATCGTCAGGCCACCGAGGCGCGTGGCCAGGGCGGCGCCGTGATGAAGATCCACGGCGTCAACCCGACCAGTAGCGGCAACGCCTGA
- the coaE gene encoding dephospho-CoA kinase, with translation MIGLTGGIGSGKSTVARLLAERGALVVDADALAREVVEPGTPGLAAVRTRFGAGVVRSDGSLDRAALGAIVFADPAARRDLEAITHPLIRERTRGIIAAAPPGTVVVHDIPLLVETGVASNYHLVVTVDVDVEERVRRLVSSRGLAEDDARARIAHQASEAERRAVADVVIDNNGAPDAVVPQVDALWRRLIAFEGNLGAGRPAVPTAVGTEPTGATERGAGAAGATEGGVAATERAAAGATERGAYEAQAAVTADAGSTERDVSGVRAAAVVRVLARVAHRLGPVVGPDATYDSIRSADAPVTGAGEVDDPVADEVLDLVVRVPDLESVPWDRVGKALVLAGLVETTDGTYASADPGLPARLRVLAAR, from the coding sequence ATGATCGGGCTGACCGGCGGGATCGGATCGGGCAAGTCGACGGTGGCCCGGCTGCTCGCCGAGCGGGGGGCGTTGGTGGTCGACGCAGATGCCCTCGCGCGGGAGGTGGTCGAGCCGGGGACGCCAGGACTGGCGGCGGTGCGGACCCGTTTCGGGGCCGGTGTCGTACGGTCCGACGGGTCGCTGGACCGGGCTGCGCTGGGGGCGATCGTGTTTGCCGACCCGGCCGCCCGCCGCGACCTGGAGGCGATCACCCATCCGTTGATCCGGGAACGTACGCGGGGGATCATCGCCGCGGCACCGCCTGGCACCGTCGTGGTGCACGACATCCCGCTGCTGGTGGAGACCGGGGTCGCCAGCAACTATCACCTCGTGGTGACGGTCGATGTGGACGTCGAGGAGCGGGTGCGGCGGCTGGTCTCGTCGCGCGGGCTGGCGGAGGATGACGCGCGCGCCCGGATCGCCCACCAGGCCTCTGAGGCTGAGCGGCGCGCCGTCGCCGATGTGGTGATCGACAACAACGGGGCGCCCGATGCCGTGGTGCCCCAGGTCGACGCGCTGTGGCGGCGCCTCATTGCCTTCGAGGGGAACCTGGGCGCCGGTCGCCCCGCCGTGCCGACCGCTGTGGGCACGGAGCCCACCGGTGCCACCGAGAGGGGTGCTGGGGCGGCCGGTGCCACCGAGGGAGGCGTGGCTGCCACTGAGAGGGCCGCGGCTGGTGCCACTGAGAGGGGGGCCTACGAGGCGCAAGCCGCTGTCACGGCGGATGCCGGGAGCACTGAGCGAGACGTCAGTGGGGTGCGTGCTGCCGCGGTGGTCCGGGTGTTGGCGCGGGTCGCTCATCGGCTGGGGCCTGTGGTCGGGCCGGACGCCACGTACGACAGCATCCGGTCGGCGGACGCGCCGGTGACGGGCGCCGGTGAGGTCGATGACCCGGTGGCGGATGAGGTCCTCGACCTGGTGGTCCGGGTGCCCGACCTCGAGTCCGTTCCGTGGGATCGGGTGGGGAAGGCATTGGTCCTGGCCGGCTTGGTGGAGACAACCGACGGCACGTACGCATCGGCTGATCCTGGGCTTCCGGCACGACTGAGGGTCCTCGCCGCCCGGTGA
- a CDS encoding type IV toxin-antitoxin system AbiEi family antitoxin domain-containing protein, with product MRPAAVPCAELREIARHQHDVITVAQALEQGLPYASIRRYVRDGTWHRLTRGIVLARATDPTVTDLCLAGLIRGGAGSAIGGWAAAHLLGLATSTTLPPVIDVWVPEGRARRPTGRWLFHQDGQGRLGRSLGDPATIPIEHLLADLCPELGAGEMIDVVTRALGQRLTTEAGLIAVLERRPRSGQSLLLEMVRDSSGLHSVLEYRFDERVLRPHGLPSGIRQAARSGHVHDLLYDEHCVVVELDGRLGHWGPDRFRDFHRDNVSAANGLVTLRFGWSDVMTRPCAVAGVLDITLRRRGWNGRRMLCERCG from the coding sequence ATGAGACCAGCTGCCGTCCCCTGCGCGGAACTTCGCGAGATCGCCCGCCATCAGCACGACGTCATCACCGTCGCCCAGGCTCTCGAGCAGGGCCTTCCGTACGCCTCGATCCGCCGCTATGTGCGAGACGGCACGTGGCACCGCCTCACCCGGGGCATTGTCCTGGCCCGCGCCACCGATCCCACCGTGACGGACCTGTGCCTGGCGGGCCTCATCCGCGGTGGCGCCGGGTCCGCCATCGGCGGGTGGGCAGCCGCGCATCTGCTGGGATTGGCCACCTCGACCACGCTGCCGCCGGTGATCGACGTCTGGGTGCCCGAGGGACGGGCACGACGGCCGACGGGGAGGTGGCTCTTCCACCAGGACGGTCAGGGCAGGTTGGGGAGATCCCTCGGCGATCCGGCGACCATCCCGATCGAACACCTGCTGGCCGATCTGTGCCCCGAGCTGGGTGCCGGCGAGATGATCGACGTGGTGACCCGCGCCCTGGGCCAACGTTTGACCACCGAAGCCGGCCTCATCGCGGTCCTCGAACGACGTCCCAGGAGCGGGCAGTCACTCCTCCTGGAGATGGTCCGGGACAGTTCCGGCCTCCACAGCGTGCTCGAGTATCGGTTCGACGAGCGGGTCCTGCGGCCGCACGGCCTGCCGTCCGGCATCCGACAGGCGGCACGATCGGGGCACGTCCACGACCTGTTGTACGACGAGCACTGCGTGGTGGTCGAACTCGACGGCCGTCTGGGGCACTGGGGACCCGACCGATTCCGCGACTTCCACCGCGACAACGTCAGCGCCGCGAACGGCCTGGTGACCCTTCGGTTCGGCTGGAGCGACGTGATGACTCGGCCCTGTGCCGTCGCCGGCGTGCTGGACATCACGCTACGCCGCCGAGGATGGAACGGACGACGCATGCTCTGCGAGCGCTGCGGGTGA
- the sucB gene encoding 2-oxoglutarate dehydrogenase, E2 component, dihydrolipoamide succinyltransferase — MSTSVTLPALGESVTEGTVSTWLKKVGDTVAVDEPLVEISTDKVDTEVPSPVAGTVLEIRVAEDETVEVGAVLAVIGEPGEAGSAPAPAAPAPVAQSPAPAAPVAPAAPAPAAAPAAPAAPAAPAQGTQVTLPALGESVTEGTVSTWLKKVGDTVTVDEPLVEISTDKVDTEVPSPVAGTVLEIRVAEDETVEVGAVLAVIGDATAAPVAPAPAAAPAAPAAAPAAPAAAPAAPAPVAPAPAPAPVAPAAPVAAPAAPAQGTQVTLPALGESVTEGTVSTWLKKVGDTVTIDEPIVEISTDKVDTEVPSPVAGTILEIRVAEDETVEVGAVLAVIGDATAAPAAPAAPAPVAPAAPAPVAPAPAAAPVAPAPVAPVAAPVAPVAAPVAPVAAPVAAPRAAGGDVAEAAYVTPLVRKLAAEHDVDLTALAGTGVGGRIRKQDVLAAAAAAKAPAAPAAAVAAPVEAAAREVSPLRGTTEKMSRIRQTIARRMRDSKDVAAQLTATVEVDLTLISRLRAQIKSSFKAQHGVGLTYLAFIAKAAVEALQQYPIVNASVNMDDKTISYPANENLGLAVDTPKGLMVPVLKNAGAFTVTDFAKAIGDLGSRTREGKVSPDELSGGTFTITNYGSVGTLWDTPIINQPESAIMGTGAIVKRPVVLVDKHLGETIAIRDMMYLNLSYDHRIIDGADAGRFLVAIKDRLEDGDFGAEFGVEA, encoded by the coding sequence ATGTCGACTTCTGTAACTCTCCCGGCCCTGGGGGAAAGCGTTACCGAGGGCACCGTCTCCACCTGGCTCAAGAAGGTCGGTGACACGGTCGCCGTTGACGAGCCGCTGGTCGAGATCTCCACCGACAAGGTCGACACCGAGGTCCCCTCACCGGTGGCCGGCACGGTCCTCGAGATCCGCGTCGCGGAGGACGAGACCGTCGAGGTCGGCGCAGTCCTGGCCGTGATCGGCGAACCGGGCGAGGCCGGCTCCGCGCCGGCTCCGGCCGCTCCTGCTCCGGTGGCGCAGTCCCCCGCTCCGGCTGCGCCGGTGGCCCCCGCGGCACCGGCCCCGGCCGCTGCACCCGCTGCACCTGCCGCGCCTGCTGCGCCTGCCCAGGGCACCCAGGTCACCCTGCCGGCGCTCGGTGAGTCCGTCACCGAGGGCACCGTCTCCACCTGGCTCAAGAAGGTCGGTGACACCGTCACCGTCGACGAGCCGCTGGTCGAGATCTCCACCGACAAGGTCGACACCGAGGTCCCCTCACCGGTCGCCGGCACGGTCCTCGAGATCCGCGTCGCCGAGGACGAGACGGTCGAGGTCGGCGCAGTCCTCGCCGTCATCGGCGACGCCACCGCTGCCCCGGTCGCCCCGGCTCCGGCTGCCGCCCCCGCGGCTCCGGCTGCCGCCCCCGCGGCTCCGGCTGCCGCCCCCGCGGCTCCGGCTCCGGTCGCCCCCGCCCCTGCTCCGGCCCCCGTCGCCCCCGCGGCACCGGTTGCGGCCCCGGCCGCTCCCGCCCAGGGCACCCAGGTCACCCTGCCCGCGCTCGGTGAGTCCGTCACCGAGGGCACCGTCTCCACCTGGCTCAAGAAGGTCGGCGACACCGTCACCATCGACGAACCCATCGTCGAGATCTCCACCGACAAGGTCGACACCGAGGTCCCCTCCCCCGTCGCCGGCACCATCCTCGAGATCCGCGTCGCCGAGGACGAAACCGTCGAGGTCGGCGCAGTCCTCGCCGTCATCGGCGACGCCACCGCCGCCCCGGCTGCCCCCGCGGCTCCGGCCCCGGTCGCCCCCGCGGCTCCGGCCCCGGTCGCCCCCGCCCCTGCTGCGGCACCGGTCGCCCCTGCCCCGGTCGCACCGGTTGCCGCCCCGGTCGCACCGGTTGCCGCCCCGGTCGCACCGGTTGCCGCCCCGGTCGCCGCCCCGCGCGCTGCGGGCGGTGACGTCGCCGAGGCCGCGTACGTCACGCCGCTGGTCCGCAAGCTGGCCGCCGAGCACGACGTGGATCTGACGGCCCTCGCCGGGACCGGCGTGGGTGGCCGGATCCGCAAGCAGGACGTCCTGGCCGCGGCCGCCGCCGCCAAGGCTCCGGCCGCTCCGGCCGCCGCGGTCGCCGCCCCGGTCGAGGCCGCCGCTCGCGAGGTCTCGCCGCTGCGCGGCACCACCGAGAAGATGTCGCGGATCCGCCAGACGATCGCCCGCCGGATGCGCGACTCGAAGGACGTCGCCGCCCAGCTGACCGCTACCGTCGAGGTGGACCTGACCCTGATCTCGCGGCTCCGGGCCCAGATCAAGAGCAGCTTCAAGGCACAGCACGGGGTCGGCCTGACCTACCTCGCGTTCATCGCGAAGGCCGCCGTCGAGGCCCTGCAGCAGTACCCGATCGTCAATGCCAGCGTGAACATGGACGACAAGACGATCAGCTACCCGGCCAACGAGAACCTCGGCCTCGCCGTCGACACCCCGAAGGGCCTGATGGTCCCGGTGCTCAAGAACGCCGGGGCGTTCACCGTCACCGACTTCGCCAAGGCGATCGGCGATCTCGGCAGCCGTACCCGCGAGGGCAAGGTCTCGCCGGACGAGTTGTCGGGCGGCACCTTCACCATCACGAACTACGGCTCGGTCGGTACTCTGTGGGACACCCCGATCATCAATCAGCCCGAGTCCGCGATCATGGGCACCGGTGCCATCGTCAAGCGCCCGGTGGTGCTGGTCGACAAGCACCTCGGTGAGACCATCGCGATCCGCGACATGATGTACCTCAATCTGTCGTACGACCACCGGATCATCGACGGCGCCGACGCGGGCCGCTTCCTGGTGGCCATCAAGGACCGCCTGGAGGACGGCGACTTCGGCGCAGAGTTCGGCGTCGAGGCCTGA
- the lipB gene encoding lipoyl(octanoyl) transferase LipB, producing MSASPINVPGADVSIVSPLGITYRTLGLWPERTETTDYAQAWELQRELHARVVDGSDRGTVLLLEHDPVYTAGKRTDPADRPTDGTPVIDVDRGGDITYHGPGQLVGYPIVKLPANGIGVVDFVRRLEEALIRTLGELGITAGRVPHRTGVWLGATAGDPARGIAPQPERKIAAIGIRVSRKTTMHGFALNADMDMSWYDRIIPCGIRDAGVTSIARELGSSPSLADLAARVRPHLDQMLRYEPYEASPDVGEEHADNPQTAHHRRPAAPSGDEAPAVTYGLTV from the coding sequence ATGTCCGCCTCCCCGATCAATGTGCCCGGCGCCGACGTCTCGATCGTCTCCCCCCTCGGCATCACCTACCGCACGCTCGGCCTGTGGCCGGAGCGTACGGAGACGACCGACTACGCACAGGCCTGGGAGCTGCAGCGCGAGCTGCACGCCCGGGTGGTCGACGGCAGCGATCGCGGCACCGTGCTGTTGCTCGAGCACGATCCGGTCTACACCGCGGGCAAGCGCACCGATCCCGCCGACCGGCCGACCGACGGGACGCCGGTGATCGACGTCGACCGCGGCGGGGACATCACCTACCACGGCCCCGGCCAGCTGGTCGGCTACCCGATCGTCAAGCTGCCGGCCAACGGCATCGGCGTCGTCGATTTCGTCCGCCGGCTGGAGGAGGCACTGATCCGTACGCTCGGCGAGCTCGGGATCACCGCCGGCCGGGTGCCGCACCGCACCGGCGTGTGGCTCGGCGCCACCGCCGGCGATCCGGCCCGCGGCATCGCGCCCCAGCCGGAGCGCAAGATCGCCGCGATCGGCATCCGGGTCTCCCGCAAGACCACGATGCACGGCTTCGCCCTCAACGCCGACATGGACATGAGCTGGTACGACCGGATCATCCCCTGCGGCATCCGCGACGCCGGCGTCACCAGCATCGCCCGGGAGCTCGGGTCCTCCCCCAGCCTCGCGGACCTCGCCGCGCGGGTGCGACCGCACCTCGACCAGATGCTCCGCTACGAGCCGTACGAGGCCTCCCCCGACGTCGGCGAGGAACACGCGGACAACCCGCAGACCGCCCACCACCGCCGTCCAGCCGCCCCGAGCGGCGACGAAGCACCGGCCGTGACGTACGGCCTGACCGTCTGA
- a CDS encoding glycerate kinase — MGGRPTRVAFVTDRIGTLSAAEAGESLAAGWMSRRPDDDLVVVPLGASGAGLAEAYAALVQRPVSVAPAVRATGADRPAADATLLLEVAGPEAVLVAVESAPAARVPGVDPSREASSWAWGEAIARALAEHEDVRRLVVDLGGMRARDGGAGLLAALGATADVPLDRGIAGLTGLTTLDLTAPRAALAGIEELVAVVPADQADRVLLGIQGVTSLHGVVLREQGLPWDPADLLAADATLQRLAALASPRRTDAPGLGACGGVAYALAALGATVTTGPAWLAGLTGLEETLAAADVVVTGSGAYDFAHRGGETVEAVVGMAGRAMRPVVAVAGYVTISAREMRAHGLDAAYAVHDGVPGASVLVDRADLEQMGRRIARTWAGATPPGVGTPGTAS; from the coding sequence GTGGGCGGTCGCCCGACGCGCGTCGCATTCGTCACCGACCGGATCGGCACGCTGTCGGCGGCCGAGGCCGGGGAGTCGTTGGCCGCCGGCTGGATGTCCCGGCGGCCGGACGACGACCTGGTGGTGGTGCCGCTCGGTGCATCCGGTGCTGGCCTGGCGGAAGCGTACGCCGCACTGGTGCAGCGTCCCGTGTCGGTTGCGCCGGCGGTCCGGGCGACCGGGGCCGATCGGCCGGCTGCCGACGCCACCCTGTTGCTCGAGGTGGCCGGGCCGGAGGCGGTCCTGGTCGCCGTCGAGTCGGCCCCCGCTGCCCGGGTGCCGGGTGTCGATCCCAGCAGGGAGGCCAGCTCTTGGGCCTGGGGCGAGGCGATCGCCCGGGCCCTCGCCGAGCATGAGGACGTACGTCGCCTCGTCGTCGACCTCGGCGGCATGCGGGCACGGGACGGCGGCGCGGGATTGCTCGCCGCCCTCGGCGCGACCGCGGACGTCCCGCTGGACCGGGGCATCGCCGGCCTGACCGGGCTCACCACGCTCGACCTGACCGCGCCCCGGGCGGCGTTGGCCGGGATCGAGGAACTCGTCGCGGTCGTCCCGGCCGACCAGGCCGATCGCGTCCTGCTCGGCATCCAGGGGGTCACCTCCCTGCACGGAGTGGTGCTGCGGGAACAGGGACTGCCCTGGGACCCTGCGGACCTCTTGGCGGCCGACGCCACGCTGCAGCGCCTGGCCGCACTGGCCTCCCCTCGGCGGACCGATGCCCCCGGTCTGGGGGCCTGTGGCGGTGTGGCGTACGCCCTGGCCGCCCTCGGTGCCACCGTCACCACCGGCCCGGCCTGGCTCGCCGGTCTGACCGGGCTGGAGGAGACCCTGGCCGCTGCCGATGTCGTCGTCACCGGCAGCGGGGCGTACGACTTCGCCCATCGCGGCGGGGAGACGGTCGAGGCGGTCGTCGGGATGGCCGGTCGGGCGATGCGGCCGGTGGTCGCGGTGGCCGGCTACGTCACCATCTCCGCCCGTGAGATGAGGGCGCACGGCCTCGACGCCGCGTACGCCGTCCACGACGGGGTGCCCGGAGCCAGCGTGCTCGTCGACAGGGCCGACCTGGAGCAGATGGGCCGACGGATCGCCCGCACCTGGGCCGGCGCGACGCCCCCGGGGGTTGGAACCCCCGGGACCGCGTCCTAG
- the pspAA gene encoding PspA-associated protein PspAA translates to MIVRILNEGQFRLSEQALTALNSFDDDVERALNSEDQAALTAVLKALLEDIRTRGERVPDDELADSDLILPDAEATLADVRAWLSDSEEGLIPD, encoded by the coding sequence GTGATCGTCCGCATCCTGAACGAAGGCCAGTTCCGACTCTCCGAGCAGGCGCTGACGGCGCTCAACTCCTTCGACGACGACGTCGAGCGGGCCCTCAACAGTGAGGACCAGGCCGCGTTGACCGCGGTGCTGAAGGCCCTGCTCGAGGACATCCGGACCCGCGGGGAGCGGGTGCCGGACGACGAATTGGCCGACTCCGACCTGATCCTGCCCGACGCCGAAGCGACCCTGGCCGACGTCCGCGCATGGTTGAGCGACAGCGAAGAAGGGCTGATCCCTGACTGA
- a CDS encoding DUF4191 domain-containing protein: MAKSEAAKELAAKQKAARRAEKERKRSSDDPRDWGWWKQIVYAYKATAKVDKQLPLWMIGAFVAPILVAVIVAALLRGGWVMWIITGVMAGLVLAVLVLTRRMKHATLEQARGQVGSAAAALGMLNDKVWTHELGITGTRQQDLVHRVIGPSGVVLIGEGEPGRLKILLASEERKHAQLVTDLPVWVVQMGDRDGQVSLDDLAKYIRKLPKALDKYQITEVSSRVKALDAIRPRMSMPKGPMPTNARQVKGSRRALRGR; this comes from the coding sequence ATGGCCAAGAGTGAGGCCGCGAAGGAGCTGGCCGCCAAGCAGAAGGCCGCGCGCCGCGCCGAGAAGGAGCGCAAGCGCTCCAGCGACGACCCCCGCGACTGGGGCTGGTGGAAGCAGATCGTCTACGCCTACAAGGCGACGGCCAAGGTCGACAAGCAGCTCCCCCTGTGGATGATCGGCGCGTTCGTGGCGCCGATCCTGGTCGCTGTGATCGTCGCCGCCCTGCTCCGGGGCGGATGGGTGATGTGGATCATCACCGGCGTGATGGCCGGCCTGGTGCTGGCCGTGCTGGTCCTCACCCGGCGGATGAAGCACGCCACCCTGGAGCAGGCCCGCGGGCAGGTCGGCTCCGCCGCCGCAGCCCTCGGCATGCTCAACGACAAGGTGTGGACACACGAGCTGGGCATCACCGGGACCCGCCAGCAGGACCTGGTGCACCGGGTGATCGGCCCGTCCGGCGTGGTGCTGATCGGTGAGGGCGAGCCCGGCCGCCTCAAGATCCTGCTCGCCTCCGAGGAGCGCAAGCACGCCCAGCTCGTCACCGACCTGCCGGTGTGGGTGGTCCAGATGGGCGACCGCGACGGGCAGGTCTCCCTCGACGACCTCGCCAAGTACATCCGGAAGCTGCCGAAGGCACTGGACAAGTACCAGATCACCGAGGTCTCCTCGCGGGTCAAGGCACTCGACGCCATCCGTCCGCGGATGTCCATGCCGAAGGGCCCGATGCCGACCAACGCCCGCCAGGTGAAGGGCAGCCGGCGCGCCCTGCGCGGTCGCTGA
- a CDS encoding DUF3043 domain-containing protein produces the protein MGLFSKKDDSAKKDAAHDAQAVAPVPTAHRKKEGPTPTRKEAEAARKARVNPSLTKKERRQRDIEADRRARQEDVRKRDSDVGRTLMRDVVDSRFRLGEIVMPLLLVTLAASLLVGKTPQLANYVMALFYLIVLAVLIDIAFMWRQFTKILEERHPGHPKRGLFMYGMNRCLQLRRWRMPAPRVRRGDKI, from the coding sequence GTGGGACTGTTCAGCAAGAAAGACGACTCCGCCAAGAAGGACGCCGCGCACGATGCGCAGGCGGTGGCGCCGGTCCCCACCGCGCACCGGAAGAAGGAAGGCCCCACCCCCACCCGCAAGGAGGCGGAGGCCGCTCGCAAGGCCCGGGTCAACCCCTCGCTGACGAAGAAGGAGCGCCGCCAACGCGACATCGAGGCCGACCGGCGGGCCCGCCAGGAGGACGTCCGCAAGCGCGATTCCGACGTCGGCCGGACCCTGATGCGCGACGTGGTCGACTCGCGGTTCCGGTTGGGCGAGATCGTCATGCCGCTGCTGCTGGTCACCTTGGCGGCCAGCCTGCTCGTCGGCAAGACCCCGCAGTTGGCGAACTACGTGATGGCCCTGTTCTACCTGATCGTGCTGGCCGTGCTGATCGACATCGCCTTCATGTGGCGCCAGTTCACCAAGATCCTCGAGGAGCGTCACCCCGGCCATCCCAAGCGGGGGCTGTTCATGTACGGGATGAACCGCTGCCTCCAGCTCCGCCGCTGGCGGATGCCCGCCCCCCGTGTCCGCCGCGGCGACAAGATCTGA